In the Bacillota bacterium genome, CCATCGGCGACCTCACCGGCATCCGCGGCGGGATCGAGTATGGCGCCCGGATGAACCAGCGGCTCCATGCTTGGCCCTATCGCAAGATTGTCCACATGATCCGGTACAAGGCCGCTCTCGCGGGAATTGCCGTGCGGGACGATGTGGACGAGCGCGGCACATCCTGCACCTGCCATGCCTGCGGAACGGCTCGTGAAGCTAGCCGAATCCATCGGGGTCTGTACCGTTGCCCGTGCGGGTGGACCGCGCAGGCAGACGTGAACGGCGCCCTGAACATCTACGAACGGGCGTTCCAGGTGTCTCCCGTCAAGGGGAGTAGTGGCCGTGTGGCGCGGCCCGTGGTCGTGTCATTCCAGGCGGGATGGCATACGGTCCACGAACCGGAGCGCAGGCCAATCCTGCGCACATCCGCTTGAGGATGCCCCCGAATTCATTCGGGGGAGGATGTCACATGGGCGCTTCTTTTGTGAGCTACCCCAAGGTGTTCGTGGTGGACGCGGAGGGGAAGCCGCTCCTGCCATGCCATCCCGCGCGGGCGAGGATGCTGCTTCGTGACGGGAAGGCAGTGGTCGAGCGCGGCTGCCCGTTCGCGATCAGGCTCAAGCGTGTGGCGGAGAGCCCGGCCGGCCCCCTGAGGGCGAAGGTGGACGACGGTTCCCGGCGGGTGGGGATCGCGCTGGTGAACGAGCACGCGGGCGAGGTGGTGTTCCGCGGCGTGCTTGTGCAGCGGGGTGATGTTGTCCGGCTGATCACCCTCCGCAGGGAGTACCGGAGGAGCCGGCGCTACCGGCTGGTCAGGCACCGTCCCTGCCGGAACCTGAACCGCAGGCAGGCCGTCCCCTTCCCCAGCATCCGTCAGAAGAAGGAGGCGATCTCCCGGGTGCTGGCGGACCTGGCGAAGATAGCGCCGGTCTCGGGGGTGGACGTGGAGCTGGTTTCGGCGGCCGTGCGACCCTTCGCTGCCCGGGAGGAACGCGCACGAGAAAGTGCTGGGCCGGGACGGCGGGTGCGTCCTGTGCGGCAGCCGGGAGAAGCTCCACTGCCACCATCTTGTGGGCCGGGCGAAGGGTGGGTCGGGTACGCCCGAGAACCAGGTGGCCCTGTGCCGGGACTGTCATGAGAAGCTGCACGCGGGTGAGGTGGGCCTGGGCAGGAAGGGCCGGACGTTCGCCTGGCGGGCGCTTGCCGTGCTCGGCAAGGCGTATCTCCTGTTGTTGCTTGGGCGTTTCGGGGAGATCCGCACCTGTGAGGGCTGGCAGACGGAGGGGTGGCGGAAGGCCTTGGGGCTGCCCAAGTGTCACGCGAACGACGCGGCGTGCCTGTTCCCCTGCGGTCCTCTGAAGTTCTTCGGGCCGGAGCACATGGTCTGGCCGCTGAGGAGGCGGAGGTGGGAGGGGAATCCCACGAGGACGTGCGAGGAGAGAAACGGCTTCCGGCACTGGGACGTGGTGCGTGCGGAGCGTGCCGGGAGGTTTGTGTTTGGCTGCGTGCGGAGCCTGAAGGCGCGGGCGCTGGCCCTGCGGACTGCGTCGGACCGCAACTTCGAGGTTTCGTACTCGAAGGCGCGCGTTCTTCACCGACCACGCAGGCTGGCGTATGTCCCGACGTGTTAGGTTCTGACGCAAGCTGATAGATCCAGACAAGGAGGTGATGTTCCGGTGTGGTACA is a window encoding:
- a CDS encoding RRXRR domain-containing protein, whose amino-acid sequence is MGASFVSYPKVFVVDAEGKPLLPCHPARARMLLRDGKAVVERGCPFAIRLKRVAESPAGPLRAKVDDGSRRVGIALVNEHAGEVVFRGVLVQRGDVVRLITLRREYRRSRRYRLVRHRPCRNLNRRQAVPFPSIRQKKEAISRVLADLAKIAPVSGVDVELVSAAVRPFAAREERARESAGPGRRVRPVRQPGEAPLPPSCGPGEGWVGYAREPGGPVPGLS